The Styela clava chromosome 3, kaStyClav1.hap1.2, whole genome shotgun sequence genome includes the window GAGTTTGGTTGAGTGGCAAAAGGTCGtatgaatattatatttcacCTGGAAACTTTACTGGAACATATTACGAAGCAGAATCATCCTGTAAAAAGGTTGGCGGAGAACTGGCGTTCATAAAGTCGGAAAAAACCCAACTATTCATCGGAAACTTGGTATTAGAATGTACAGGTAAATGATAtgtatatatgttatattatattcatatattgcATATATTTCAAACTAAATATTACTTAATAATTGAGTTTTTTGTTTCGTAACATATTTTACGTGCAATTAAATTACTGTAAGGCTCAACTATAAGATTGAAGgatttttatatatacaaagtTTTGCTGAGACCACGGCACAAACGCCCGATAGTCTTACGAGAAAGAGGCGTTTTGAAAGGCGATTGGGATCATACACTCATTTCTATTCCTAACCATACATCACAAATAGGGAAAGCATCAGGGTATTTCATTGGATTGCGCGACGTTCACAATAACGGCACTTTTCGGTGGAATGATGGAACACCGATGGAGTATCAGAATTGGAATGAAGGTCAACCAAATGTAAGAGGAATACAAACATGCGTAACCATGGGATTTAGACAGTCGGATGAGCAACTACGCTGGCATGATTATTATTGTGCAGATGGGGGAATGGGATTTGTTTGCCAACGAAAGAAATGTGAGTGTAATATAAAatgagttatgtaaatttttaCTGCTTTGAAATATCAAAACATTTCTATATTGAGAATCGGCACGTTCTTGAGGCATGAGTTAATTGTCTGAAATTGCAGTGCCCCTATGATTCATTCGTTACATATGCATGTGGAAAACGGAAACATAGCAAATaaacatttctatatttttattaaaacagaTTTGAAACAGCTGTGTGGATAAAATGAAAACCCGTTTCACTGCTATGACTCAGAAtaagttaaatatttattaggTCAAATTTCTCATTTAAAGCATTCCAGCTAAAAACCATACAAAAACATTGATGACTATTAACTTTTTGAAGTAGTGTCATTTCTTTGCCAATGCGCGTTGAAAAAACTTCTGTTAAAAGTAAGAAGTTCTAGTTAAAGCGATAAGCGCAGGTGAATTCATTTGTGCATTGCAGCAGTAAAAATAATACTTCGTCATATGCCGTTGTAAAACGTGATCCCAGCCCATGCAACCATTACATGAAGGACTAGATCATTACTTTTAATACAAAagcgaatttaaaataatatagcTATTCTTGGCACGTCTAATTAAATACATGATTGCATTTTTTAGGTCCTAGGGGATGGACTCGTAAAaagaaatatagaaatattaaaaattcttGCTTCGATGATCGTGGCTTTAAATTAGATGCAGCAAGTTTTATGGTTGGATTCACTGCACCATTTCTTTTACTAGTTATTGTTATAACAGCTTTTGTAATGTATCATAAAAAGAttaaaaggtaaaaaaaatatattgtttttctgTGTATTACTTATATATGTCATTCAGAGTAATAAAACCCAGTAACAATACTCAAGCTTCGTAGTttatgaatttatatatatacaacaaacAAAGCTTTAGATGAGAAGCTAGGCTATTTAGGAAGTaccttcaaatatattttttcaatgatatttaataaatatatttagttggttcataaagtcaaatatttttactatttgTAACTTTACTCAAAGATTCATATTTATATCTTCATTTCAGAAATAAACCTGATAAAGAGGCCCAAGTAAAACAAGAACCTGATAAAGAGGCCCAAGTAAAACAAGAACCGATTTATGATGTTGTAGCTGCTGATGACTATAGACTGGAAGACAACAAGAGCGTATGAAGGTATGTAGTTGCAAATGCAGATCAGCACATTTTATGTATGTAATTTACAAACCAATAATTATCCAAGTACACTTATGCATACATTTCAGACGCACCTCAGCTATTTGCAAGAACTTAATCGAGGAAAGCAGGCAATGGCATTCGCACCCTCTTACACGACGAGCAGAAAATAATtcgaagttgaaaaaaattatgaaagagAAAACTTCATTATTCAAACTGCTGTGTTTCACAAACTTAACATTATTTGCAAATAGCCATACAAACTTAACGTTATTTGCAAATAGCCATAATACTATTTCGTATGTTGTTGTCCGCCTGCCTGGAGTCTATTGAACCATAATCTCAATTTAACATCCATACTAAAATCATGCAGAACATGTACTGCAGGCATTAGCAATTGTTATTTATACTCTATAATATATTGTATAAGTATTtatgtttatcattttaaatcatttaaatTGGCATATAATGGAAATTAGTAAAGATGACGATGACCCGTGTTTCGAAACGTTCGGAAATGCTGgtacaatatttaatatacataaACGGTACCAATGCAGAAGTACAAAAAGCATGAATTGAGAAGGATGGTTATTACAATACAAGAAAACgaaaaatttggataaaagtgcAATGTTAGACTTAGTTTTTGGCTTTGACGAAGATTTTTATATGCAATAATAATATGTACAATTTTCGTGATTGCCTTGAACGGacttttgaatataaatggcCATATATCGACATTTGGCAGTAGCATAAGATATTTTGTCGATTCTGGAAATACACATCACATTGTCACTGCAAGAGAAAATAGcaataaatttgcaattttcGAAAATAGCGAAATCGATTCAAGATGACAAAAAAGGTTATTATGAAATTATGATGCAAATAAGAAATTCATTTTCAACAAAGAAGGGAGCACTCCATCGCCGAAAAATGAGTCAGTAATATTGTAGCGAATTTGGATTGTAACTATggattttaatattatttaaccCTTTCTTATTAACAGTATGTTGAATTCAATGAAACTGGTCATTTTAGCTGTTTCCCTGATTATGATTTATCGCGACAGCTTCAAGCCTTAGCTTTGTGCGTATAGCCCTCTTTTGTATCGACCAATTGGGATGACGTGTGTTTCCGGCCTTCGTTCGGGAGTTGGAATATAGCGTGTTTTTCATGTTCTCGCTATTCTTACGTTTTGGATTCGAACTTAAAACCGTATTAAAGTTTAAGTGTATACTTGGATTCAGTTGGATTGTGCATCTttacaatatacgaacatttggcaTACAGCACATTGTGTGCTTATTGACTTCTGAGGAGTTCAGATTGCAGTTATACTCTATTAAACGTGTGTCAATACAATACCACGTGAGTGGACAGGCAGATAGGGCCAAGAATCCCAAATATTTATGATAATCACCGTCGTGTCTGCCGGACAAGGAACCATTAAGAATTTCATATCAACAAGTTGAAGACCAATTTCAATATTGTTTATTCAGAATTTTAACAACAGCGACAAGATTAAAAGATAAGTAGGATTCTGAAAGCAGTCGAAATAATTCAACCCTCTTAGAATGAATTCGAAGCAAATAAGTATAGCAATACAAACTACGGAGTTTTCTCCTCGTAAAACTACACAATCTATAATGACGCCGCCAAGTACCCCGGAAAATATTAGTTCTCAGCAGGAATCAATGGCGCGAACGTCGACTAGTTCAAGTTCAACTGATGATTCTAAAGTGGGAATGCTACCTGAAAATTATATCAAGTTTTTAAGCATTAATGAACGCGAACCTATTTGGGAACACGATGTTGACCAATGGATTGACATCGTAACTACAGACTTCAAATATTTCGGAATCCAGGATCCCGAATTTAAACTGCGTTACCTAATTCAGAGTTTTACGACAGAACAGTACGCTAAGATGAAAGAATTTATGCCAGATCGAGACATTCCGGTAACAAAAAAAGATTATGACGACTTCTTAAACGCCATCAAAGAAATGTTCGAGTTGTCTTTTATCGAGCAGATTGAGGCCCTAGGACTGGGCCCTAAATGCAAGAAAATGACGCCTACACAAATATACAGCTTGATTTGCCGCAATTTAGATTTCTACACGGTAAATAACAAAATCCCAGAGCAAATATTGGGATTTTACTTTGTTCGACTTGTTCCAGAATCTGTTGCTATATATGTGAGACGACTTCTCGCCAGAAGTGGAACTAAACTCTCAATGAGTAAAATTGTAGAAATGGCAGAGAATTTTTGGGATATCAAGTGCGCATTAGATGCTGCTAACGATCCACAAACAAAACCACATTCTGATACAGAAGCTTACGCTGAGTTATTGGCAGAAATGAAGAAGATGCGATTGGAAAATCAGCAATTAAAAAGTCAGTTAGACAAACTTTTAGAAAAGAAATAACTTACTTGcatccaggggaggtcgctacgctacccgcgaggggaaatgtatagaaatatttttagtaaattaagaagcagatgtttgtttgaagtttgttggaggacccgggtcgttgcgccggacgaatggcgggaaattcgtccggcgctctgcccccgaccccttcagtccattaagaagttcaaataccacgtaataaactgatcacccctaaccggagtcgaatttttccaattttaatgtccgtgatcactcaaccgtgacgaattttttttgacacaaactagacctcaactaccttgtatgacccgaatatggcacctctaccttctaccattctcgagatataacgtaaaatcactggagcgtgactgaggagatgaggaaataaaatttctttcaaaagagattcaaataatttttcttaacatgcccatgcctttactttcttaataGGTCttttcagaggcctgcaataagccaaaatcactagaccatgactggggagtgagagaaaaaaaatttcttgaaaaaagcattaaactaaattttcccaacatacctatct containing:
- the LOC120343169 gene encoding uncharacterized protein LOC120343169 translates to MIQPCFCNLYRKLLAQFGMTALDEIIILLLLVMMKICFGQRGVWLSGKRSYEYYISPGNFTGTYYEAESSCKKVGGELAFIKSEKTQLFIGNLVLECTGKASGYFIGLRDVHNNGTFRWNDGTPMEYQNWNEGQPNVRGIQTCVTMGFRQSDEQLRWHDYYCADGGMGFVCQRKKCPRGWTRKKKYRNIKNSCFDDRGFKLDAASFMVGFTAPFLLLVIVITAFVMYHKKIKRNKPDKEAQVKQEPDKEAQVKQEPIYDVVAADDYRLEDNKSV